In Prunus dulcis chromosome 1, ALMONDv2, whole genome shotgun sequence, the following are encoded in one genomic region:
- the LOC117616245 gene encoding uncharacterized protein LOC117616245 — protein MDDDHHPKVEEEREKQRREEVKQKEKEDGSRMKPLTYEAYGGGMYGREEGETEIAAKPKANKPPAREKQSADGPDEATTGPPKHPPPPSTGDRDLDITGQTYIQ, from the coding sequence atgGATGATGATCATCATCCAAAAGTGGAAGAGGAGAGGGAGAAGCAGAGAAGGGAGGAGGTAAAgcagaaagagaaggaagacgGATCAAGGATGAAGCCACTAACATATGAAGCCTACGGTGGTGGAATGTACGGTAGAGAGGAGGGTGAAACTGAAATAGCGgcaaaaccaaaagcaaataaGCCACCGGCCAGAGAGAAGCAGAGTGCTGACGGACCTGATGAAGCCACCACGGGACCCCCTAAGCATCCACCCCCACCTTCCACCGGCGACCGAGACCTTGATATCACTGGCCAAACCTATATTCAGTAA
- the LOC117617843 gene encoding uncharacterized protein LOC117617843, producing the protein MAGVFRRSLSFPNKIIPNSRQAKVRAPMLSHHTRSISLPTRSHPLISQLKDHIAHLQSWAAASFSFSDWLCQGLTSLRDLHHCLDDTLRLPQTQDSLRRLSSHSASCCWLDNLLDQFLLFVDVYGIFRTSVFALKQDHSAAQVALRKRDDSQIALYVKARKRMAKEMINLVNAVRCIVGRQGPAAAPLEHVCDSNYYTTNNIVDHELAGVISEVVQVTVTVSLALFNGIAAALSSGNPTTSSSKLNILSSRWSWMGILFSMGLMRCKEAVEDHSRIIDKVVQVNNIGVESLRNIRKKGEEEVKITLKKMQELEVSIAAIETCSETVFRSLINARVSLLNTLTLL; encoded by the coding sequence ATGGCAGGCGTTTTCCGGCGGTCGCTTTCTTTCCCCAACAAAATCATTCCAAATAGCCGTCAGGCAAAAGTGCGAGCACCCATGTTGTCTCATCACACCAGATCCATCAGTCTCCCAACCAGATCTCACCCCTTGATTTCCCAGCTCAAGGATCACATCGCTCACCTTCAATCATGGGCGGCGgcctctttctccttctccgATTGGCTCTGCCAAGGCTTGACCAGCCTCAGAGACTTGCACCACTGCCTTGACGACACTCTCCGCCTTCCTCAAACCCAAGACTCCCTCCGCCGCCTGAGCTCCCACTCCGCCAGCTGCTGCTGGCTCGACAACCTTCTAGACCAATTCCTTCTCTTTGTTGACGTCTATGGAATCTTCCGTACCTCAGTTTTCGCTCTCAAACAGGACCACTCTGCAGCTCAAGTCGCTTTGAGGAAGAGAGACGACTCCCAGATAGCATTGTACGTCAAAGCTAGAAAGAGAATGGCCAAGGAAATGATCAACCTTGTCAACGCAGTTCGTTGTATTGTTGGAAGGCAAGGACCGGCAGCCGCGCCGTTGGAGCATGTCTGCGATAGTAATTACTATACTACTAATAATATTGTTGATCATGAGTTGGCTGGGGTCATAAGCGAGGTCGTTCAAGTGACGGTGACGGTGTCTCTTGCCCTGTTTAACGGAATTGCTGCAGCACTCTCATCCGGCAACCCAACAACGTCGTCATCAAAATTGAACATCTTGTCGTCAAGGTGGTCGTGGATGggaatattattttcaatggGGTTGATGAGGTGCAAGGAGGCCGTTGAGGATCATAGTAGGATTATTGATAAAGTAGTACAAGTCAATAATATTGGAGTTGAGAGCTTACGAAatataagaaagaaaggagaagaagaggtgAAAATAACATTGAAGAAAATGCAGGAACTGGAGGTCTCTATCGCCGCCATTGAAACTTGCTCTGAAACAGTTTTCAGGAGTTTGATTAACGCAAGGGTTTCGCTGCTCAACACTCTCACCCTACTCTAA
- the LOC117614889 gene encoding protein ALTERED PHOSPHATE STARVATION RESPONSE 1-like isoform X1, whose translation MGCAASKVEDLPAVALCRDRCKFLEEALSQTQAMSDAHVAYLASLRTLGPSLHRFFDDVYTIQNHCNCNGPPESESESDSASHLQFPSDSESETELKGPRKQSDEAPTPVNDGDEYYRNLGGGLASKPPPPPPSPISSTWDLFNFFDAYEREGYPPSPLYSSTHLEPEEAATPAADKIKHNNININNNIGQQEEQQTRPKDKSKKTIHLATSVKHNKQNEQNEQNKQGVSAEAEAMRELHLLFDRASESGNQVLKSLQSHHHTISLHQEYGFGNREGLVMSSQSLSYTLKTLFLWEKKLYDEVKAEERLRVTHEKKSRMLKQLEHNKATAESPKIESVRTALHNVSTKMKIAIHIVDRISVTINKLREEELWPQIVEFIHRLLGMWKAMVECHKSQYQAIAEASKSLDAIAISNAKLNGAHDLETAIQLKLELQNWNVCFSNWIATQKGYVKALNGWLLRCLLQEPSPQTDEEGDAAVVVPLSPGRLGAPPAFVICNQWSQAMDRLSGKEVIEAIRGFYTRIHLLLMEHHVDAETLLQRMAIENKDVARKLRLVEEGKEEEEEQRTMQKVLMRGRGKKNNIGLSLQAAQEEGGERENNIGSRNLVWDLKQTLMAMEKFTANSLKAYEELDAHIEKVNSPGLCV comes from the exons ATGGGGTGCGCCGCCTCAAAGGTGGAGGATCTTCCAGCGGTGGCTTTATGCCGTGACCGGTGCAAGTTCCTGGAGGAAGCTCTCAGCCAAACCCAAGCCATGTCCGATGCTCACGTGGCTTACTTGGCCTCCCTCAGGACACTTGGGCCCTCTCTCCACCGTTTCTTCGATGATGTTTATACCATTCAGAATCATTGTAATTGTAATGGACCACCAGAATCAGAATCAGAATCCGACTCGGCCTCGCACCTCCAATTCCCTTCCGACTCCGAATCCGAAACCGAACTAAAGGGCCCCCGTAAACAGTCGGACGAAGCGCCAACTCCAGTTAATGATGGTGATGAATATTACAGGAATCTAGGCGGCGGCTTGGCTTCCAAACCCCCTCCTCCGCCACCGTCTCCAATCAGCTCCACTTGGgatttgtttaatttctttgacGCCTACGAGAGGGAGGGATACCCACCATCCCCACTTTATTCTTCTACTCATTTGGAGCCTGAAGAGGCTGCTACTCCTGCTGCTGACAAAATCAAACATaacaatattaatattaataataacatTGGACAGCAGGAAGAACAACAGACTAGGCCGAAAGACAAGAGTAAGAAGACGATTCATTTGGCCACGTCTGTCAAACACAACAAACAGAACGAACAGAACGAACAGAACAAACAGGGCGTCTCTGCAGAAGCAGAGGCCATGCGAGAGCTTCACCTTCTGTTTGACAGAGCGTCTGAGTCCGGCAATCAAGTTTTGAAGTCGCTGCAGTCTCACCATCACACAATTTCTCTTCATCAGG AGTATGGCTTTGGTAACCGTGAAGGCTTGGTGATGAGCTCACAGAGCCTATCTTACACTCTGAAGACGCTCTTCTTGTGGGAAAAGAAACTTTACGACGAAGTCAAG GCTGAGGAAAGATTGCGCGTAACGCATGAGAAGAAGAGTCGAATGCTGAAACAATTGGAACACAATAAGGCCACCGCTGAGTCTCCTAAAATTGAATCTGTTCGGACTGCACTTCACAATGtttcaacaaaaatgaaaattgcaaTTCATATTGTTGACAGAATATCAGTTACCATAAACAAGTTGAGGGAAGAGGAGTTGTGGCCGCAGATTGTTGAATTCATTCACAG ATTACTTGGAATGTGGAAAGCTATGGTAGAATGTCACAAGAGTCAATACCAAGCAATTGCGGAAGCCTCCAAGAGTTTGGATGCAATTGCAATATCCAACGCGAAGTTGAACGGTGCGCATGATCTTGAAACTGCAATTCAACTCAAGTTAGAGCTTCAAAACTGGAATGTTTGCTTCTCCAATTGGATTGCCACCCAAAAGGGGTATGTAAAAGCATTAAATGGTTGGCTTCTCAGATGTCTTCTACAGGAACCATCACCGCAGACAGATGAGGAGGGTGATGCAGCAGTAGTAGTACCTCTTTCTCCTGGTAGACTCGGTGCACCCCCAGCTTTTGTGATATGTAATCAGTGGTCTCAAGCTATGGATAGACTCTCAGGGAAGGAAGTTATTGAAGCTATCCGGGGATTTTACACTCGTATACATTTGCTTTTAATGGAACACCACGTTGATGCAGAAACATTGCTGCAAAGAATGgcaattgaaaacaaagatgtAGCAAGGAAACTAAGACTTGTGGAGGAggggaaggaggaggaggaggagcaaAGGACAATGCAGAAGGTGCTGATGCGAGGTagaggaaaaaagaataatattgGTTTGAGTTTGCAGGCAGCACAAGAGGAgggtggagagagagagaataataTTGGATCAAGGAATCTAGTATGGGATCTGAAGCAGACATTAATGGCCATGGAAAAATTCACTGCAAACTCCCTGAAAGCATACGAAGAGCTTGATGCACACATTGAAAAAGTCAACAGCCCCGGCTTGTGTGTCTGA
- the LOC117614889 gene encoding nitrate regulatory gene2 protein-like isoform X2: MGCAASKVEDLPAVALCRDRCKFLEEALSQTQAMSDAHVAYLASLRTLGPSLHRFFDDVYTIQNHCNCNGPPESESESDSASHLQFPSDSESETELKGPRKQSDEAPTPVNDGDEYYRNLGGGLASKPPPPPPSPISSTWDLFNFFDAYEREGYPPSPLYSSTHLEPEEAATPAADKIKHNNININNNIGQQEEQQTRPKDKSKKTIHLATSVKHNKQNEQNEQNKQGVSAEAEAMRELHLLFDRASESGNQVLKSLQSHHHTISLHQEYGFGNREGLVMSSQSLSYTLKTLFLWEKKLYDEVKAEERLRVTHEKKSRMLKQLEHNKATAESPKIESVRTALHNVSTKMKIAIHIVDRISVTINKLREEELWPQIVEFIHRLLGMWKAMVECHKSQYQAIAEASKSLDAIAISNAKLNGAHDLETAIQLKCLLQEPSPQTDEEGDAAVVVPLSPGRLGAPPAFVICNQWSQAMDRLSGKEVIEAIRGFYTRIHLLLMEHHVDAETLLQRMAIENKDVARKLRLVEEGKEEEEEQRTMQKVLMRGRGKKNNIGLSLQAAQEEGGERENNIGSRNLVWDLKQTLMAMEKFTANSLKAYEELDAHIEKVNSPGLCV; the protein is encoded by the exons ATGGGGTGCGCCGCCTCAAAGGTGGAGGATCTTCCAGCGGTGGCTTTATGCCGTGACCGGTGCAAGTTCCTGGAGGAAGCTCTCAGCCAAACCCAAGCCATGTCCGATGCTCACGTGGCTTACTTGGCCTCCCTCAGGACACTTGGGCCCTCTCTCCACCGTTTCTTCGATGATGTTTATACCATTCAGAATCATTGTAATTGTAATGGACCACCAGAATCAGAATCAGAATCCGACTCGGCCTCGCACCTCCAATTCCCTTCCGACTCCGAATCCGAAACCGAACTAAAGGGCCCCCGTAAACAGTCGGACGAAGCGCCAACTCCAGTTAATGATGGTGATGAATATTACAGGAATCTAGGCGGCGGCTTGGCTTCCAAACCCCCTCCTCCGCCACCGTCTCCAATCAGCTCCACTTGGgatttgtttaatttctttgacGCCTACGAGAGGGAGGGATACCCACCATCCCCACTTTATTCTTCTACTCATTTGGAGCCTGAAGAGGCTGCTACTCCTGCTGCTGACAAAATCAAACATaacaatattaatattaataataacatTGGACAGCAGGAAGAACAACAGACTAGGCCGAAAGACAAGAGTAAGAAGACGATTCATTTGGCCACGTCTGTCAAACACAACAAACAGAACGAACAGAACGAACAGAACAAACAGGGCGTCTCTGCAGAAGCAGAGGCCATGCGAGAGCTTCACCTTCTGTTTGACAGAGCGTCTGAGTCCGGCAATCAAGTTTTGAAGTCGCTGCAGTCTCACCATCACACAATTTCTCTTCATCAGG AGTATGGCTTTGGTAACCGTGAAGGCTTGGTGATGAGCTCACAGAGCCTATCTTACACTCTGAAGACGCTCTTCTTGTGGGAAAAGAAACTTTACGACGAAGTCAAG GCTGAGGAAAGATTGCGCGTAACGCATGAGAAGAAGAGTCGAATGCTGAAACAATTGGAACACAATAAGGCCACCGCTGAGTCTCCTAAAATTGAATCTGTTCGGACTGCACTTCACAATGtttcaacaaaaatgaaaattgcaaTTCATATTGTTGACAGAATATCAGTTACCATAAACAAGTTGAGGGAAGAGGAGTTGTGGCCGCAGATTGTTGAATTCATTCACAG ATTACTTGGAATGTGGAAAGCTATGGTAGAATGTCACAAGAGTCAATACCAAGCAATTGCGGAAGCCTCCAAGAGTTTGGATGCAATTGCAATATCCAACGCGAAGTTGAACGGTGCGCATGATCTTGAAACTGCAATTCAACTCAA ATGTCTTCTACAGGAACCATCACCGCAGACAGATGAGGAGGGTGATGCAGCAGTAGTAGTACCTCTTTCTCCTGGTAGACTCGGTGCACCCCCAGCTTTTGTGATATGTAATCAGTGGTCTCAAGCTATGGATAGACTCTCAGGGAAGGAAGTTATTGAAGCTATCCGGGGATTTTACACTCGTATACATTTGCTTTTAATGGAACACCACGTTGATGCAGAAACATTGCTGCAAAGAATGgcaattgaaaacaaagatgtAGCAAGGAAACTAAGACTTGTGGAGGAggggaaggaggaggaggaggagcaaAGGACAATGCAGAAGGTGCTGATGCGAGGTagaggaaaaaagaataatattgGTTTGAGTTTGCAGGCAGCACAAGAGGAgggtggagagagagagaataataTTGGATCAAGGAATCTAGTATGGGATCTGAAGCAGACATTAATGGCCATGGAAAAATTCACTGCAAACTCCCTGAAAGCATACGAAGAGCTTGATGCACACATTGAAAAAGTCAACAGCCCCGGCTTGTGTGTCTGA
- the LOC117624832 gene encoding serine/threonine-protein kinase BSK1-like: MGCCESSFIRGRQQQYLHHPNTTATDNNRAPQASNGTESAGAVLGFSEFSLADLKNATNNFSYDFIVSESGDKAPNVVYKGRLQNQNSPSWIAIKKFTKLAWPDPKQFADEAWGVGKLRHKRLANLIGYCCDGDERLLVAEYMPNDTLAKHLFHWENQTIEWAMRLRVALYIAEALDYCSGEGRSLYHDLNAYRVLFDENGDPRLSCFGLMKNSRDGKSYSTNLAYTPPEYLRNGRVTPESVIFSFGTVLLDLLSGKHIPPTHALDMIRGKNIILLMDSHLEGNFSTEQATVVFDLASRCLQYEPRERPNTKGLVATVAPLQNKSDVPSYAMLGIPKHEEAPPTPQHPLSAMGDACSRMDLTAIHQILLMTHYKDDEGTNELSFQEWTQQMKDMLEARKRGDLAFRDKDFRSAMDCYSQFIDVGTMVSPTVYARRSLCHLLCDQPDAALRDAMQAQCVYPDWSTAFYMQAVALAKLDMHKDAADMLNEAATLEEKRQRGGRG; encoded by the exons ATGGGGTGCTGTGAGTCGTCGTTTATACGTGGACGTCAGCAGCAGTACCTGCACCACCCCAACACTACTGCCACCGACAACAACCGGGCTCCTCAAGCCTCCAACGGAACCGAGTCCGCGGGAGCCGTACTGGGATTCTCGGAGTTCTCGCTGGCCGACTTGAAAAACGCCACCAACAACTTCAGCTACGACTTCATCGTCTCCGAGAGCGGCGACAAAGCCCCCAATGTCGTCTACAAGGGCCGCCTCCAGAACCAAAATAGTCCTAGTTGGATCGCCATCAAGAAATTTACCAAATTGGCCTGGCCTGACCCTAAGCAATTCGCC GATGAAGCTTGGGGTGTTGGGAAGCTGAGGCACAAAAGGCTTGCCAATTTGATCGGGTATTGCTGCGACGGCGACGAGAGGCTGCTGGTGGCCGAGTACATGCCCAATGATACCCTTGCCAAACATCTATTCCACT GGGAGAATCAGACCATTGAGTGGGCCATGCGTTTAAGGGTTGCTCTATACATTGCTGAAGCATTGGATTATTGCAGTGGTGAAGGCCGCTCATTGTATCATGACTTAAATGCATATAGGGTTCTCTTTGATGAG AATGGCGATCCTCGGCTTTCTTGTTTTGGGTTGATGAAAAACAGTAGGGATGGAAAAAGTTACAGCACTAATCTTGCGTATACACCCCCTGAATATCTAAGAAATG GAAGGGTAACTCCGGAAAGTGTTATCTTCAGCTTTGGGACTGTCCTTTTGGATCTTCTCAGTGGGAAACACATCCCTCCTACTCAT GCTCTTGATATGATTCGTGGCAAAAACATTATTCTCTTAATGGATTCACACCTGGAGGGAAATTTTTCCACTGAACAAGCGACTGTGGTTTTTGATCTTGCCTCACGATGTTTGCAATATGAACCCAGGGAGCGGCCAAATACCAAAGGCCTTGTTGCAACAGTTGCCCCACTGCAAAATAAATCTGAT GTTCCATCTTATGCGATGCTGGGAATTCCAAAGCACGAGGAAGCACCTCCGACTCCACAACATCCTCTTTCTGCCATGGGCGATGCCTGTTCAAGGATGGACCTCACAGCCATCCATCAAATTTTGTTAATGACACACTACAAAGATGATGAAGGAACCAATGAG TTGTCTTTCCAAGAATGGACTCAGCAAATGAAGGATATGTTGGAGGCGCGAAAGCGTGGTGACTTAGCATTTCGTGACAAAGATTTTAGATCAGCAATGGACTGTTACTCTCAG TTCATAGATGTGGGGACCATGGTTTCTCCGACTGTCTATGCACGAAGAAGTTTATGCCATCTGCTTTGTGATCAACCAGATGCTGCCCTCCGAGATGCAATGCAAGCGCAATGTGTCTACCCTGACTGGTCCACAGCATTTTACATGCAGGCCGTTGCTCTTGCCAAGCTAGATATGCACAAGGATGCAGCTGATATGCTGAATGAGGCTGCTACCTTGGAAGAGAAAAGACAACGGGGAGGGAGAGGATAG